A region from the Sorex araneus isolate mSorAra2 chromosome 6, mSorAra2.pri, whole genome shotgun sequence genome encodes:
- the MAD2L1 gene encoding mitotic spindle assembly checkpoint protein MAD2A, whose translation MARQLSREQGITLRGSAEIVAEFFSFGINSILYQRGIYPSETFTRVQKYGLTLLVTTDPELIKYLNSVVDQLKDWLYKCSVQKLVVVISNIESHEVLERWQFDIECDKTAKDDSSPRQKSQKAIQDEIRSVIRQITATVTFLPLLEASCSFDLLIYTDKDLVVPEKWEESGPQFITNSEEVRLRSFTTTIHKVNSSVAYKIPVND comes from the exons ATGGCGCGGCAGctcagccgcgagcaaggcatCACCCTGCGTGGCAGCGCCGAGATCGTGGCCGAGTTCTTCT CTTTTGGCATCAACAGCATATTATATCAGCGTGGCATATATCCGTCTGAAACCTTCACTCGAGTGCAGAAATACGGACTCACCTTGCTTGTCACCACTGATCCTGAGCTCATCAAATATCTGAATAGCGTAGTGGATCAGCTGAAAG ATTGGCTGTACAAGTGCTCCGTTCAGAAACTAGTGGTTGTCATCTCAAATATCGAAAGTCACGAGGTTCTTGAAAGGTGGCAGTTTGATATTGAGTGTGACAAGACTGCAAAAGATGATAG CTCACCTCGACAGAAGTCCCAGAAAGCCATCCAGGATGAGATCCGCTCCGTCATCAGGCAGATCACGGCCACCGTGACGTTTCTGCCGCTGCTGGAAGCTTCCT GTTCATTTGATCTGCTGATTTACACTGACAAAGATTTGGTTGTGCCTGAGAAATGGGAAGAGTCGGGACCCCAGTTCATCACCAACTCGGAGGAAGTCCGTCTCCGTTCCTTCACGACTACGATCCACAAAGTCAACAGCTCGGTGGCCTACAAGATCCCCGTCAATGACTGA